A window of the Phycisphaerae bacterium genome harbors these coding sequences:
- a CDS encoding trypsin-like peptidase domain-containing protein: MKQRLDFWRSICTLGVAGLLATGTSAWGADKGPALLDTVPTARQFDVLPLNAVTSAEVEAVDRDAVALEDDQRNEAGLPPRYAIPNEVFFTPDNSGTWEKLPDGTMLWRLRVIAPEATSVNLGFTRYAMPEGGRLMIYTPDYQQTVRPFTARDNAAHGELWTPALPGGEMVVEVTIPADKVGELGLELTSINYGYRGFWDVPELPEALSGSCNVDVICPEGDDWRLDIPAIGVISTGGSTFCTGFMVNNTAQDLKPYFMTANHCGISSGNAASLVVYWNYENSTCRTPGSPASGGPGDGLLNQFQSGSFFRSSYSTSDFTLVELDEDPNPAWNISFAGWDRSGAEATTAIGIHHPNTDEKRISFEYQSTQTTSYLGTTVPGNGSHVRIIDWDLGTTEPGSSGSPVFNQDHRVIGQLHGGYAACGNNDSDWYGKFSVSWTGGGSSSSRLSDWLDTGNTGLMAVDTVSLATLCSDAGEVKLDAGKYGCSGMVTVELVDCGLNLSPTALDTATMVISSDSEPSGETMILTEKFLDSGRFEGVMPLGAVNAPGVLLVSAGDTISATYIDADDGQGGTNIAVVETAPVDCTPPAISNVQLVDLGPRDVTISFDTDELSSGRVRYGLSCGVLNGSAEDTTYSNAPQVTVSGLQDNQTYYYAVEATDEAENTGSDNNGGACYTFTTPEVPDFFTEEYGASDNDLDNKLITFSPNGTIDFYSYCVEPISALPTDPTGGTGLSLGDDAFATVTLTGGASVSLYGVSYTTFYVGSNGYITFNSGDSDYTETLAEHFNRPRISALYDDLSPNQAGAVSWKQLADRVVVTWLGVTEYNALNSNTFQIEMLFDGEIHLAYTQIAAVDGIAGLSEGLGLSPDYNEMDLSAGGNCGAQPPVAPIGTWAMTKSRYISFSPNNGADPVNFQVEMLAGPGSPGMVGWVDVPDGNGIARLRSTPITPAPLWAEAVIHIGDCAIVPGAQYGIRATFDGTNFSDEYGVSTTPQPSDGRLWGDTVGSFDSGTQTWNPPNGTVNGFDIVAVLERFANDPSAPHMTWVDVNPQIPDKVANGTDVLQVVNAFSQGPYPFVTPDNCP, translated from the coding sequence ATGAAACAGCGACTGGATTTTTGGCGAAGTATTTGCACCCTCGGGGTTGCGGGCCTGCTGGCCACGGGAACCTCGGCGTGGGGCGCGGACAAGGGACCGGCGCTTCTCGATACGGTGCCCACGGCGCGGCAGTTCGACGTGCTGCCCCTGAATGCGGTCACGTCCGCAGAAGTGGAAGCGGTGGACCGCGATGCCGTGGCATTGGAGGATGATCAGCGTAACGAGGCCGGTTTGCCCCCGCGCTACGCAATTCCCAACGAAGTGTTCTTCACGCCGGACAACTCCGGCACGTGGGAGAAGCTGCCCGACGGCACGATGCTCTGGCGTTTGCGCGTGATTGCACCGGAGGCAACGTCGGTCAACCTGGGGTTCACGCGGTACGCCATGCCGGAAGGCGGGCGGTTGATGATCTACACGCCCGACTATCAACAGACGGTGCGGCCGTTCACCGCTCGCGATAACGCGGCACACGGCGAGCTCTGGACGCCGGCACTCCCCGGCGGCGAGATGGTGGTCGAGGTCACAATCCCGGCCGACAAGGTCGGCGAACTGGGACTGGAGCTGACATCCATCAATTACGGCTATCGCGGGTTCTGGGATGTGCCGGAGCTTCCCGAGGCCCTGTCGGGATCGTGCAACGTGGACGTGATTTGCCCGGAGGGAGACGACTGGCGGCTGGACATTCCGGCGATCGGCGTCATCTCCACGGGTGGATCGACGTTCTGCACCGGCTTCATGGTCAACAACACGGCGCAGGACCTGAAACCCTATTTCATGACGGCCAACCACTGCGGAATCAGCAGCGGGAACGCGGCCTCGCTCGTGGTCTATTGGAACTACGAGAACTCGACGTGCCGAACGCCGGGAAGCCCCGCGAGTGGCGGCCCGGGCGACGGTCTGCTGAATCAGTTTCAGTCTGGCTCGTTCTTCCGCTCGTCCTATTCGACGTCGGATTTCACACTGGTCGAGCTTGATGAGGACCCCAACCCGGCCTGGAACATTTCCTTTGCCGGATGGGACCGCAGCGGGGCGGAGGCCACAACGGCCATTGGTATCCACCACCCGAATACCGACGAGAAGCGTATCAGCTTCGAATATCAGTCCACGCAGACGACCAGTTACCTGGGCACCACCGTTCCTGGTAACGGGTCACACGTGCGGATTATCGACTGGGATTTGGGCACGACGGAACCCGGCTCATCGGGATCGCCGGTGTTCAATCAGGACCATCGCGTCATCGGCCAGCTTCACGGCGGGTATGCCGCTTGCGGCAACAACGATTCCGACTGGTACGGAAAGTTCTCGGTCTCGTGGACCGGCGGAGGTTCGTCGTCCTCGAGGCTCAGCGACTGGCTCGATACGGGCAACACGGGGTTGATGGCGGTGGATACCGTCTCACTGGCAACGCTTTGCTCCGACGCCGGGGAAGTCAAGCTCGATGCGGGCAAGTACGGCTGTTCGGGCATGGTCACGGTCGAGCTGGTCGATTGTGGTCTGAATCTGAGTCCCACAGCCCTGGACACTGCAACGATGGTCATCTCCTCCGACTCGGAACCTTCCGGCGAGACGATGATCCTGACGGAGAAGTTCCTGGATTCCGGGCGGTTCGAAGGCGTCATGCCGCTCGGCGCGGTAAACGCCCCCGGCGTTCTTCTGGTCTCCGCCGGTGACACCATCTCGGCCACGTATATCGACGCCGACGACGGCCAGGGCGGCACCAATATCGCGGTCGTCGAGACGGCGCCCGTCGACTGCACGCCCCCGGCAATTTCCAACGTCCAGCTCGTCGATCTGGGTCCGAGGGACGTGACCATCAGCTTTGACACGGACGAGTTGTCTTCGGGGCGCGTTCGTTACGGCCTGTCCTGCGGCGTGCTGAATGGCAGCGCCGAAGACACGACGTATTCCAACGCTCCGCAGGTGACGGTGAGCGGCCTCCAGGACAATCAGACATACTACTACGCCGTTGAAGCGACCGACGAGGCCGAAAACACCGGCTCGGATAACAACGGAGGTGCCTGCTACACCTTCACCACGCCGGAAGTGCCCGATTTCTTCACGGAAGAGTACGGAGCCAGCGACAATGACCTGGACAACAAGTTGATTACGTTCTCGCCGAACGGCACAATCGACTTCTATTCGTATTGCGTGGAGCCCATCTCTGCGCTGCCGACCGACCCGACCGGTGGAACAGGTCTCTCTCTCGGGGACGACGCCTTCGCAACCGTCACCCTGACCGGCGGGGCAAGCGTATCGCTGTATGGTGTTTCGTACACCACGTTCTACGTGGGCAGTAACGGCTACATCACCTTCAACAGTGGCGACAGCGATTACACCGAGACGCTGGCGGAACACTTCAACCGGCCGCGCATCTCGGCACTGTACGACGACCTCTCTCCAAACCAGGCCGGAGCGGTGAGCTGGAAGCAGCTCGCCGATCGCGTCGTGGTCACGTGGCTGGGCGTGACGGAATACAATGCGTTGAACAGCAATACCTTCCAGATCGAAATGCTCTTCGACGGAGAGATCCATCTCGCCTACACGCAGATCGCTGCGGTGGATGGCATCGCGGGTCTGTCGGAAGGCCTGGGCCTGTCTCCCGATTACAATGAGATGGACCTTTCGGCGGGCGGAAATTGCGGAGCACAGCCGCCGGTCGCCCCGATCGGCACGTGGGCGATGACCAAGAGCCGCTACATCTCCTTCAGCCCCAACAACGGCGCTGACCCGGTCAATTTCCAGGTGGAAATGCTGGCCGGACCGGGCTCGCCGGGTATGGTCGGCTGGGTGGACGTCCCGGACGGGAACGGCATTGCCCGCCTGCGGAGCACGCCGATCACACCCGCACCGCTGTGGGCCGAGGCCGTCATTCACATCGGCGATTGCGCCATCGTGCCCGGTGCCCAGTATGGCATCCGCGCCACGTTCGATGGCACGAATTTCTCGGACGAATACGGTGTCTCGACGACGCCGCAGCCATCGGACGGCCGCCTGTGGGGCGACACCGTTGGGTCCTTCGATTCGGGCACACAAACCTGGAATCCGCCCAACGGCACGGTGAACGGATTCGATATCGTGGCGGTCCTGGAGCGGTTCGCCAATGACCCGTCGGCGCCGCATATGACATGGGTCGACGTGAATCCGCAGATACCGGACAAGGTTGCAAACGGAACCGACGTCCTCCAGGTTGTAAATGCCTTCAGCCAGGGGCCGTATCCGTTCGTGACGCCGGACAACTGTCCGTAG
- a CDS encoding ankyrin repeat domain-containing protein, which produces MNRDGWGIGLCGLAVVSLALLAAQASAGPNESSVTHQAIAKFDLAGLRASLAAQPESIDSRGADGQTLLQTAVRIGAVREAELLIESGADVRAVDAWGRSALHYAAMENQSALITRLVAAGADVGSRDVWGETPLQTAARRLQIEAAESLLEAGANVSAVNDDGRTALHLAVDQGSCRFSDEDRMVRFVSLLLGAGADAAAIDAHGSTAHAIAVARGYGRTAAFLDTRGGKIAGEVPPAEASLSDGNPTPEGLLAAYRTYAEIGPLMLDIETNYPTIAKRYDLGLSVQGRHLWAMRLSDNVTVEEDEPEMFYISTMHGDEIVGMENCLQFIEYLTGQNGIDSRATDLVNNLDLWILPLMNPDGYDRVSKIRYNANGVDLNRNFPDPFTSPNNTTAGRQAETAVVMNWAFGRYFVLGANLHGGELVVNYPYDNNPGGDSVFTRSPDEDSYVPISESYSIENPPMWSSPSFYHGITNGAAWYSTMGGLQDWGYRYMNSLQTVIELSLNKQPPSTDIPLYWNNNRDAMFAYAEWTLEGIRGIVTDRDSGLPIQAAVRADGRAVDSLTDPSVGNYHRILNPGTYGMTVSAAGYDTVRVEGISVNAGGATRVDVAMGGPAAQVQGPDGGESLELNTPVMIQWTGDASAQFQVQHTTDYGVINVDTDDFESGVLGPQYATGGQSAWLVTSSSSHGGAQSVRAGAIGNDQNTWLSQWVEADQVSFWYRVSTESGYDFFQFYVDGESRVRASGNVNWTSFSTALSPGPHLLLWEYAKDGSATGGSDTVWVDDIQIQKDDTAWQDVVPLTGVGDSSTSWTPTTETTTGRVRVRAFYGDGAYGQWDVSGSDFTVEDTGGVSAPLAAGAPHDVTKERYISFVPNNANPVAFEVALDSSVYFPGSVGTLGWVDVPDVNGVSRISNTPVFRTWSEPVLHVGDCPITPAAAYSLRATTNGTTFSAPLFVNTTPVPSPRAWGDVVGAPSGGVWPAPDGTVSGFDISAGVQAFQQLSTAPHFTRVDVNPAEPDSVVNGADILQVVRAFQLMAYPFPAPADCP; this is translated from the coding sequence ATGAATCGGGATGGGTGGGGAATCGGATTGTGCGGGCTCGCCGTCGTATCGTTGGCTCTCCTGGCGGCGCAGGCAAGCGCCGGGCCGAATGAGTCCAGCGTAACGCACCAGGCCATTGCGAAGTTCGATCTGGCAGGGCTGCGGGCTTCGCTCGCGGCACAGCCGGAGAGCATTGACTCGCGTGGTGCGGATGGCCAGACGCTTTTGCAGACGGCCGTGCGCATCGGGGCAGTCCGCGAAGCGGAGTTGCTCATCGAAAGCGGCGCGGACGTTCGTGCCGTGGATGCGTGGGGCCGAAGTGCCTTGCATTACGCGGCAATGGAAAATCAATCCGCATTGATTACCAGGCTCGTCGCCGCAGGTGCGGATGTCGGCTCACGTGACGTCTGGGGCGAAACGCCATTGCAAACGGCGGCGCGCCGGCTCCAGATCGAAGCGGCGGAATCGCTGCTCGAGGCCGGGGCGAATGTCAGCGCGGTAAACGATGATGGTCGAACAGCTCTGCATCTTGCCGTCGATCAGGGTTCCTGCCGGTTTTCTGATGAAGATCGTATGGTTCGGTTCGTGAGTCTGCTGCTGGGCGCGGGTGCCGACGCGGCGGCCATTGATGCACATGGTTCAACGGCGCACGCCATCGCCGTCGCACGCGGTTACGGACGTACCGCGGCGTTCCTGGACACGCGCGGCGGGAAGATTGCGGGCGAGGTTCCGCCCGCTGAGGCCTCGCTGTCGGACGGGAATCCGACGCCGGAGGGCCTCCTGGCCGCCTACCGCACGTACGCCGAAATCGGGCCGCTCATGTTGGATATCGAGACGAATTATCCGACCATCGCAAAGCGGTACGATCTCGGGCTGAGCGTGCAGGGACGGCATCTTTGGGCCATGCGTCTGAGCGACAACGTCACCGTCGAAGAGGACGAGCCGGAGATGTTCTACATTTCCACGATGCACGGAGACGAGATCGTGGGGATGGAGAATTGCCTGCAATTCATCGAGTACCTGACCGGTCAGAACGGCATCGACTCGCGGGCGACGGACCTGGTGAACAACCTCGATCTGTGGATCCTGCCGCTGATGAACCCCGACGGATACGATCGTGTCTCCAAGATACGGTACAATGCCAACGGAGTTGATCTGAACCGCAACTTTCCCGATCCGTTCACGAGCCCCAACAACACCACGGCCGGACGCCAGGCGGAGACCGCGGTCGTCATGAACTGGGCCTTCGGGCGGTACTTTGTTCTCGGCGCGAACCTCCACGGCGGAGAGCTCGTCGTCAATTACCCGTATGACAACAACCCCGGCGGTGATTCGGTCTTCACGCGGTCGCCGGACGAGGACTCCTACGTTCCCATCAGTGAGTCGTATTCGATCGAGAATCCGCCGATGTGGTCCAGTCCGTCTTTCTACCACGGGATTACCAATGGCGCGGCCTGGTATTCGACAATGGGTGGGCTGCAGGACTGGGGATATCGCTACATGAACAGTCTCCAGACGGTAATTGAACTCAGCCTGAACAAGCAGCCGCCCTCCACGGACATCCCCCTGTACTGGAATAACAATCGTGATGCCATGTTCGCCTATGCGGAATGGACCCTGGAGGGAATTCGCGGCATCGTGACCGACCGGGACAGCGGGCTACCGATTCAGGCGGCGGTTCGTGCGGATGGGCGGGCGGTCGACTCTCTTACGGATCCGAGCGTGGGCAATTACCACCGAATTCTCAATCCAGGTACCTACGGCATGACCGTCAGTGCGGCCGGGTACGACACGGTACGCGTCGAGGGGATCTCGGTGAACGCCGGCGGTGCCACACGCGTGGACGTGGCCATGGGCGGCCCCGCGGCGCAGGTGCAGGGCCCCGACGGCGGGGAATCGCTGGAGCTGAATACTCCGGTGATGATCCAGTGGACGGGCGACGCCTCCGCCCAGTTTCAGGTGCAGCACACCACCGACTACGGTGTGATCAATGTTGATACGGACGATTTTGAAAGCGGTGTCCTGGGCCCGCAGTATGCGACCGGCGGCCAGTCCGCTTGGCTTGTAACCAGCAGTTCATCCCATGGCGGCGCGCAGTCGGTTCGAGCCGGGGCGATCGGCAACGATCAGAACACCTGGCTCTCACAGTGGGTGGAGGCGGACCAGGTGAGCTTCTGGTATCGGGTGAGCACCGAATCGGGCTACGATTTCTTCCAGTTCTACGTGGACGGCGAATCGCGCGTGCGCGCCTCGGGCAACGTGAACTGGACCAGCTTCTCCACGGCGCTTTCGCCCGGACCGCATCTGCTGCTTTGGGAATACGCCAAAGACGGCAGTGCGACCGGTGGCAGTGATACCGTATGGGTCGATGACATTCAGATTCAGAAGGACGACACGGCGTGGCAGGATGTTGTCCCGCTGACAGGCGTGGGGGATTCCTCGACGTCCTGGACGCCCACGACGGAAACGACCACGGGGCGCGTTCGTGTCCGTGCCTTTTACGGTGATGGAGCCTACGGCCAGTGGGATGTCTCCGGCAGCGACTTCACAGTTGAAGACACGGGTGGTGTGAGCGCGCCGCTGGCAGCCGGTGCTCCACACGATGTGACCAAGGAGCGATACATCTCCTTTGTTCCCAACAACGCAAATCCGGTGGCGTTTGAAGTGGCCTTGGACAGCAGCGTATATTTTCCGGGCTCGGTTGGAACACTGGGCTGGGTGGATGTGCCGGATGTCAATGGCGTCTCGCGCATCAGCAACACACCGGTATTCCGGACTTGGTCGGAGCCAGTGCTGCATGTTGGTGATTGCCCGATCACCCCTGCGGCGGCGTATTCCCTTCGGGCCACGACCAACGGCACGACATTCTCCGCACCCCTCTTCGTGAACACGACGCCGGTACCCAGTCCGCGAGCGTGGGGCGATGTGGTCGGCGCACCCAGCGGTGGCGTCTGGCCGGCGCCGGACGGTACGGTCAGCGGATTTGACATATCGGCTGGCGTGCAGGCGTTTCAGCAATTATCAACAGCACCGCACTTCACGCGCGTGGATGTGAACCCCGCAGAACCGGATAGCGTGGTCAATGGCGCGGACATCCTCCAGGTAGTCCGCGCGTTTCAGTTGATGGCATATCCGTTCCCCGCGCCGGCGGATTGCCCGTAA
- a CDS encoding zinc-binding alcohol dehydrogenase family protein encodes MKAWLLDEFTGLSALRLVADHPQPHPGPGEVLVRLHHASLNPADRFLAENLYPARPSLPHILGRDGVGTIEALGEGVSDARPGTRVIVLRGEAGVSRPGTFAEYVTVPKEVVVPAPAEWSDPEAAAAALVYVTAHQALFQWGSGEAGAVIISGVSGGVGLAAVHLAKAAGHRVIGLSRSPAKYDRLREEGCDLVLDPENEHFVRQVKDATNGRGADLAVDNVAGEIFSRLCDAMGPHGRISVVGMLAGPVPRFNTAKLLFKRLRIGGVSVSDYSATEAHTAWGDIVASLERIHRRPIVDTVFPMDQLVPAFERLAQGPLGKVVLSVR; translated from the coding sequence ATGAAAGCATGGCTGCTGGACGAATTCACCGGCCTGTCGGCCTTGAGACTCGTGGCGGATCATCCTCAGCCGCATCCGGGCCCCGGAGAGGTGCTCGTCCGACTGCACCACGCTTCGCTCAACCCGGCCGATCGCTTCCTGGCGGAGAATCTCTACCCCGCTCGCCCGAGCCTGCCCCACATCCTCGGACGCGACGGGGTCGGCACAATCGAGGCCCTTGGCGAGGGCGTATCGGACGCCCGACCCGGAACGCGCGTGATCGTGCTTCGCGGCGAAGCGGGCGTGTCACGTCCGGGAACATTCGCGGAGTACGTAACCGTCCCAAAGGAGGTCGTCGTTCCCGCTCCGGCGGAATGGAGCGATCCGGAGGCGGCCGCGGCCGCACTCGTTTATGTCACGGCCCATCAGGCTCTGTTCCAATGGGGATCCGGCGAAGCGGGCGCCGTCATCATCAGCGGTGTATCCGGCGGCGTTGGACTCGCCGCGGTGCATCTGGCCAAGGCCGCCGGTCATCGGGTCATCGGCCTGTCGCGGAGCCCGGCGAAATACGACCGACTGCGCGAGGAGGGCTGCGATCTGGTCCTCGATCCGGAGAATGAGCACTTCGTTCGCCAAGTCAAAGATGCCACCAATGGTCGGGGCGCGGATCTCGCGGTGGATAACGTTGCGGGTGAGATTTTCTCGCGTCTTTGCGATGCGATGGGTCCCCACGGACGCATCAGCGTCGTGGGAATGCTTGCAGGTCCGGTACCCCGGTTCAATACCGCCAAGCTGCTTTTCAAGCGGCTGCGAATCGGCGGCGTCTCGGTGTCGGATTATTCCGCCACCGAGGCACACACGGCATGGGGCGACATCGTCGCTTCGCTGGAGCGCATCCACCGCCGCCCGATCGTCGATACGGTGTTTCCGATGGATCAGCTTGTGCCCGCCTTTGAGCGGCTCGCCCAAGGACCGCTGGGCAAGGTCGTACTGAGCGTGCGCTGA
- a CDS encoding flagellar basal body P-ring protein FlgI: protein MVVGAGVGSSGERQGRQGTESLLNREVMAVIRENRIRMNGSDQTRNIQFVLRGIILGSLLLASGCVWERERAAKLDWGVAPQAAGSGSPATRDTIGSLSYYDNLGSLEVGGYGLVIGLGNAGSSDCPKAVFDQLVEELYKEYEAFHGGRLPRGLTPERLIRDPDTAVVVVQGRIPPAATPGTRFEVAVKALPGTQTRSLRGGRLIPTPLKIHRSTATGRVLAGKTLAKAQGPVFLNPFAGTGAAVSETPLEGVLLSGGVTLEPRPVRLVLSTPSYLAARRVQDRINARFTGGARIANATSPSYVEVRIPEEFQSDEGHFLALVRALYLSTDPAFTGAKARELGQELLRPSAPHARIALAFEGMGRESLPVLRELYANSQDYVSFFAAAAGLRLGDDLACDAMSRHAESESSPFRHQAIRALGEARGMAAAGITLRRLLHADDVRVQISAFEALSARNDPVVDAEMIGGDNLALAQVPESASRFVYVRRTGEREIVLFGDDLRVVPPCLYRSPDGSLTLHASAGDEEVTLLRTVPSTGSASPPVQSSPRLHDLVEMMGSDAEVDLHGKVLGLGVDYAAVVRALYQLSRDQAMNAEFVLEQPNLTDVLGPLREGGRPESEL from the coding sequence ATGGTTGTTGGAGCAGGGGTAGGTTCGTCGGGCGAGCGGCAAGGACGGCAGGGCACTGAATCCCTCCTCAATCGTGAGGTCATGGCCGTGATCCGGGAGAATCGAATTCGAATGAACGGGTCGGATCAAACCAGGAACATCCAGTTCGTACTCCGCGGGATCATCCTGGGGAGCCTGCTTCTCGCGAGCGGCTGCGTCTGGGAGCGCGAACGAGCAGCGAAGCTGGACTGGGGCGTTGCGCCGCAAGCAGCGGGCAGTGGTTCGCCCGCCACGCGCGACACCATCGGATCGCTGAGCTACTACGACAACCTCGGTTCGCTGGAAGTCGGCGGATACGGGCTGGTCATCGGACTGGGCAACGCCGGCTCGAGCGATTGCCCGAAGGCGGTTTTCGATCAACTGGTGGAGGAGCTCTACAAGGAATATGAGGCCTTTCATGGCGGCAGGCTGCCGCGCGGGCTCACGCCGGAGCGGCTGATCCGCGACCCCGACACGGCGGTGGTCGTCGTGCAGGGGCGAATTCCGCCGGCGGCGACGCCGGGGACGCGGTTCGAGGTGGCGGTCAAGGCCCTGCCGGGAACCCAGACGCGATCACTCCGCGGCGGTCGCCTCATTCCTACGCCGCTCAAGATCCACCGGAGTACGGCGACAGGCCGCGTGCTGGCGGGAAAGACGCTGGCCAAGGCGCAAGGGCCGGTGTTCTTGAATCCCTTTGCCGGAACCGGTGCGGCAGTGAGCGAAACGCCGCTGGAGGGCGTCCTGCTGAGTGGCGGCGTAACGCTGGAACCTCGTCCCGTTCGCCTGGTGCTTTCCACTCCCTCTTACCTCGCGGCGCGCCGTGTGCAGGATCGCATCAACGCCCGTTTCACCGGCGGCGCCCGGATCGCCAATGCCACATCGCCGTCCTACGTGGAGGTTCGAATTCCCGAGGAATTCCAGAGCGACGAAGGGCATTTTCTGGCACTCGTGCGAGCGCTGTACCTCTCGACCGATCCCGCCTTCACCGGGGCGAAAGCGCGGGAGCTCGGTCAGGAACTCCTGCGCCCGTCGGCTCCGCACGCGCGAATCGCGCTGGCATTCGAAGGCATGGGGCGCGAATCACTGCCGGTCCTTCGCGAGCTGTACGCGAACTCGCAGGACTACGTGAGTTTTTTCGCGGCCGCAGCGGGATTGCGCCTGGGGGACGATCTGGCGTGTGACGCGATGAGCCGCCATGCCGAGAGCGAGAGCAGTCCGTTTCGTCACCAGGCGATCCGTGCGCTGGGGGAAGCGCGGGGCATGGCTGCGGCGGGGATTACCCTGCGACGCCTGCTCCATGCCGACGACGTGCGCGTGCAGATCTCCGCCTTTGAAGCGCTGTCCGCACGAAACGATCCGGTGGTGGATGCGGAGATGATCGGCGGGGACAACCTGGCGCTGGCGCAGGTTCCGGAAAGCGCCTCGCGGTTTGTGTATGTCCGGCGGACGGGCGAGCGCGAAATCGTGCTCTTCGGAGACGATCTGCGCGTCGTGCCGCCTTGCCTCTATCGATCTCCGGACGGCTCACTCACACTGCACGCCTCGGCAGGTGACGAGGAGGTGACACTGCTTCGTACGGTCCCGTCCACCGGCTCTGCCTCGCCGCCGGTACAATCCAGCCCAAGATTGCACGATCTCGTAGAGATGATGGGAAGCGACGCGGAGGTCGATCTGCACGGGAAGGTCCTCGGGCTGGGTGTCGACTATGCCGCCGTGGTTCGTGCCCTGTACCAGCTCAGTCGCGATCAGGCCATGAACGCAGAGTTCGTGCTCGAGCAGCCCAACCTGACGGATGTTCTCGGGCCCCTGCGCGAAGGCGGTCGGCCGGAATCGGAGCTGTAA